A window of the Triplophysa rosa linkage group LG23, Trosa_1v2, whole genome shotgun sequence genome harbors these coding sequences:
- the f3a gene encoding coagulation factor IIIa, translating into MESDRETRFQMLVFVFGVFFMSVCASDTFPKAQNVTWSSINFKTMLTWSPKPKDYSYTVEFYEIGQSRERTPHCIRSTETDCDLTTELKDLRASYKADILSEHMRGVTSDLIEHPYTTSERFSPYSDTVIGRPEFKLEVDSDKRKITLHVTDVPTALYNERKERLSIRDVFKDELQYKVIYRKAKSTGKKEKISKSSTIELTDLDRDVSYCFNVQAYLAFRSTDKQLGEMSHIQCSPEENTSIFDEYGAGVIAGAILIIILALSAIIITIVMCHRRRKRVKNPGKEGHPLNHV; encoded by the exons ATGGAAAGTGACAGAGAAACGAGATTTCAAATGCTCGTGTTCGTCTTTGGCGTGTTCTTCATGAGTGTTTGTGCCTCAG ACACCTTTCCGAAAGCACAGAATGTCACCTGGTCCTCCATCAATTTTAAGACCATGTTAACCTGGAGCCCAAAGCCAAAGGATTATTCATACACTGTTGAATTTTATGA AATCGGTCAGAGCAGAGAACGGACCCCTCATTGTATCAGGTCCACTGAAACCGATTGTGATCTGACTACCGAGTTAAAAGACCTGAGGGCTTCTTACAAAGCAGACATCCTCTCTGAACACATGCGTGGGGTCACCTCTGACCTGATCGAGCACCCTTATACCACTTCAGAGAGATTCTCCCCATACTCTGACA CTGTCATCGGGAGACCAGAATTTAAACTGGAGGTGGACAGTGACAAAAGGAAAATCACGCTACACGTGACGGACGTGCCCACTGCTCTCTATAATGAAAGGAAGGAGAGACTCAGTATCCGTGATGTTTTCAAGGATGAGCTGCAATATAAAGTCATCTACAGGAAAGCTAAAAGCACAGGGAAG AAAGAGAAGATCAGTAAAAGCAGCACCATCGAGCTGACGGATTTAGACAGAGATGTGAGTTACTGTTTTAACGTCCAGGCCTACCTCGCCTTCAGGAGTACAGACAAACAACTGGGGGAGATGAGTCACATCCAGTGCTCTCCGGAAGAAAACACCTCAATCTTTGATG AGTATGGGGCGGGTGTCATCGCGGGGGCGATTCTGATCATCATTTTGGCATTATCGGCAATCATCATTACCATCGTGATGTGCCACAGACGAAGGAAGAGAGTCAAGAACCCTGGAAAAGAGGGACATCCATTGAATCATGTGTGA